From Arachis stenosperma cultivar V10309 chromosome 2, arast.V10309.gnm1.PFL2, whole genome shotgun sequence, one genomic window encodes:
- the LOC130960980 gene encoding uncharacterized protein LOC130960980: protein MWRALRSKNKVKFIDGSIEKLESSDSLFEAWERCNTYVISWISLSLSSEIAQSVLWINSAMELWKELQHRYQQGDIFRIAELEEELFAVKQGDLSITKYYTKLKRIWEELDNFRPIPQCSHCRGRCNCEYNVVRGYKEDSCVVRLLRGLNEQFSIARSQLMMTKPLPGLDEAFSLLLQQERQLNAGEMVEDRILMANSGVFRGRGRGRLGIGTGNSGRGGRNSRYCTFCGKNGHLVDVCYRKHGFPPHLKNGGSGNTINNVIADENSDEISNEIQKDSETNSKFDFNSEQREAPSVCLNQQDAQPRHSINQIYTTTLPSS, encoded by the coding sequence ATGTGGCGTGCGTTGAGATCGAAGAACAAAGTAAAATTCATAGATGGCTCAATTGAGAAACTAGAAAGTAGTGATTCTTTGTTTGAAGCGTGGGAAAGATGCAATACCTATGTGATTTCGTGGATAAGCCTATCTTTGAGTTCAGAAATTGCTCAAAGTGTGCTATGGATCAATTCAGCCATGGAACTTTGGAAGGAACTACAACACAGGTATCAACAAGGTGATATCTTCAGAATTGCCGAGTTAGAAGAAGAGTTATTCGCTGTGAAGCAAGGTGATCTCTCGATTACGAAATACTACACGAAATTGAAAAGAATTTGGGAAGAATTGGATAACTTTCGCCCAATCCCTCAGTGCTCTCACTGTAGAGGAAGATGCAATTGTGAATACAACGTGGTTAGAGGATACAAAGAGGATTCTTGTGTCGTGAGGCTCCTAAGGGGGCTGAATGAACAATTCTCCATTGCGAGATCGCAGCTCATGATGACAAAGCCACTGCCAGGTCTAGATGAAGCCTTTTCTTTGTTGCTGCAACAAGAAAGGCAACTGAACGCGGGTGAGATGGTAGAAGACAGAATTTTAATGGCAAATTCTGGAGTTTTTAGAGGAAGAGGCAGAGGCAGATTAGGAATTGGAACAGGAAATTCTGGAAGAGGTGGAAGAAACTCAAGGTACTGCACATTCTGTGGAAAGAATGGTCATTTGGTGGATGTTTGTTATAGGAAACATGGATTTCCCCCACACTTGAAAAATGGAGGCAGTGGAAATACAATCAATAATGTGATAGCTGATGAGAACAGTGATGAAATCAGCAACGAAATCCAAAAGGATAGTGAAACAAATTCGAAGTTTGATTTTAATTCAGAACAGAGAGAAGCACCAAGTGTCTGTTTGAACCAACAGGATGCACAACCAAGGCATAGCATTAACCAGATCTATACCACAACTCTTCCCTCCAGTTAA